The proteins below come from a single Drosophila kikkawai strain 14028-0561.14 chromosome 3R, DkikHiC1v2, whole genome shotgun sequence genomic window:
- the Set gene encoding protein SET isoform X2, which translates to MSSVPKRAKLDGAPADGITSAGNNEEESEALEQIDAVQNEIDAMNEKASEEILKVEQKYNKLRKPCYERRSELVKKISNFWVTSFINHPQVSGILDEEEEECLHSLKKLEVEEFEDIKSGYRINFHFDENPYFENKVLTKEFHLNSAAASENGEWPASTSTPIKWKEGKNLLKQLLTKPYGNKKKRNSEYKTFFDWFSDNTDPVNDEIAELIKDDLWPNPLQYYLVPDIEVEPEDEEDNDDNEEEGFDDEDGEDGEGEEEEDGEDEDDK; encoded by the exons ATGTCGAGCGTGCCCAAGCGAGCCAAGCTGGACGGAGCCCCCGCCGATGGCATCACATCCGCCGGCAACAACGAGGAGGAGTCGGAGGCGCTGGAGCAGATCGATGCGGTGCAGAATGAGATCGACGCAATGAACGAGAAGGCCAGCGAGGAGATCCTTAAGGTGGAGCAGAAGTACAATAAACTGCGCAAACCCTGCTATGAGAGGCGCAGCGAGCTGGTCAAGAAGATCTCCAACTTCTGGGTCACTTCG TTCATCAACCACCCGCAAGTGTCCGGTATCCTAgacgaagaggaggaggaatgCCTGCACTCACTAAAGAAactggaggtggaggagttcGAGGACATAAAATCGGGTTACCGCATCAACTTCCACTTCGATGAAAATCCTTATTTCGAGAACAAGGTACTCACCAAGGAGTTCCACTTGAATTCCGCGG CGGCTTCCGAGAACGGGGAATGGCCCGCGTCCACTAGCACGCCAATCAAGTGGAAGGAGGGCAAGAACCTGCTCAAACAGCTGCTGACGAAGCCCTATGGCAACAAGAAGAAGCGGAACTCAGAATACAAGACCTTCTTTGACTGGTTCTCGGATAACACCGATCCCGTCAACGACGAGATCGCAGAACTGATAAAGGACGACCTTTGGCCAAATCCACTGCAGTATTATCTGGTACCTGATATTGAGGTGGAGcccgaggatgaggaggataACGATGACAATGAGGAGGAGGGATTCGATGACGAGGACGGTGAGGATGGCGAGGGCGAGGAAGAAGAAGACGGAGAGGATGAGG ATGACAAGTAA
- the Set gene encoding protein SET isoform X1 produces MSSVPKRAKLDGAPADGITSAGNNEEESEALEQIDAVQNEIDAMNEKASEEILKVEQKYNKLRKPCYERRSELVKKISNFWVTSFINHPQVSGILDEEEEECLHSLKKLEVEEFEDIKSGYRINFHFDENPYFENKVLTKEFHLNSAAAASENGEWPASTSTPIKWKEGKNLLKQLLTKPYGNKKKRNSEYKTFFDWFSDNTDPVNDEIAELIKDDLWPNPLQYYLVPDIEVEPEDEEDNDDNEEEGFDDEDGEDGEGEEEEDGEDEDDK; encoded by the exons ATGTCGAGCGTGCCCAAGCGAGCCAAGCTGGACGGAGCCCCCGCCGATGGCATCACATCCGCCGGCAACAACGAGGAGGAGTCGGAGGCGCTGGAGCAGATCGATGCGGTGCAGAATGAGATCGACGCAATGAACGAGAAGGCCAGCGAGGAGATCCTTAAGGTGGAGCAGAAGTACAATAAACTGCGCAAACCCTGCTATGAGAGGCGCAGCGAGCTGGTCAAGAAGATCTCCAACTTCTGGGTCACTTCG TTCATCAACCACCCGCAAGTGTCCGGTATCCTAgacgaagaggaggaggaatgCCTGCACTCACTAAAGAAactggaggtggaggagttcGAGGACATAAAATCGGGTTACCGCATCAACTTCCACTTCGATGAAAATCCTTATTTCGAGAACAAGGTACTCACCAAGGAGTTCCACTTGAATTCCGCGG CAGCGGCTTCCGAGAACGGGGAATGGCCCGCGTCCACTAGCACGCCAATCAAGTGGAAGGAGGGCAAGAACCTGCTCAAACAGCTGCTGACGAAGCCCTATGGCAACAAGAAGAAGCGGAACTCAGAATACAAGACCTTCTTTGACTGGTTCTCGGATAACACCGATCCCGTCAACGACGAGATCGCAGAACTGATAAAGGACGACCTTTGGCCAAATCCACTGCAGTATTATCTGGTACCTGATATTGAGGTGGAGcccgaggatgaggaggataACGATGACAATGAGGAGGAGGGATTCGATGACGAGGACGGTGAGGATGGCGAGGGCGAGGAAGAAGAAGACGGAGAGGATGAGG ATGACAAGTAA
- the eIF2gamma gene encoding eukaryotic translation initiation factor 2 subunit 3 isoform X1 — protein sequence MATAEAQIGVNRNLQKQDLSNLEISKLTPLSPEVISRQATINIGTIGHVAHGKSTVVKAISGVQTVRFKNELERNITIKLGYANAKIYKCDNPKCPRPASFVSDASSKDDSLPCTRPACSGNFRLVRHVSFVDCPGHDILMATMLNGAAVMDAALLLIAGNESCPQPQTSEHLAAIEIMKLKQILILQNKIDLIKESQAKEQYEEITKFVQGTVAEGAPIIPISAQLKYNIDVLCEYIVNKIPVPPRDFNAPPRLIVIRSFDVNKPGCEVADLKGGVAGGSILSGVLKVGQEIEVRPGVVTKDSDGNITCRPIFSRIVSLFAEQNELQYAVPGGLIGVGTKIDPTLCRADRLVGQVLGAVGQLPDIYQELEISYYLLRRLLGVRTDGDKKGARVEKLQKNEILLVNIGSLSTGGRISATKGDLAKIVLTTPVCTEKGEKIALSRRVENHWRLIGWGQIFGGKTITPVLDSQPSKK from the exons ATGGCCACGGCTGAAGCCCAGATCGGTGTGAACCGAAACTTGCAGAAGCAGGACCTCAGCAATTTG GAAATCAGCAAACTTACACCCCTCTCCCCGGAGGTGATCTCGCGGCAGGCGACCATCAACATTGGCACTATCGGTCATGTAGCTCACGGCAAATCGACGGTGGTGAAAGCCATCTCCGGCGTGCAGACTGTGCGCTTTAAAAACGAGCTGGAGCGCAACATTACAATTAAGCTCG GTTATGCCAATGCCAAAATCTACAAGTGCGACAACCCCAAGTGCCCACGACCGGCTAGCTTTGTATCGGACGCATCGAGCAAGGACGACAGCTTACCCTGCACCCGTCCCGCCTGCTCTGGCAACTTCAGATTGGTGCGACACGTTAGCTTTGTTGATTGCCCCGGTCACGACATTCTCATGGCCACCATGTTGAACGGCGCCGCTGTGATGGACGCTGCCCTGCTGCTCATTGCTG GCAATGAATCCTGCCCACAACCGCAAACCTCTGAGCATTTGGCTGCCATTGAGATTATGAAACTGAAACAGATTTTGATTTTGCAAAACAAGATTGATCTGATCAAGGAGAGCCAGGCGAAGGAACAGTACGAGGAGATCACCAAGTTCGTCCAAGGCACCGTCGCCGAGGGCGCACCGATCATCCCGATCTCTGCCCAGCTTAAGTACAACATCGATGTGCTCTGCGAGTACATTGTAAACAAGATCCCTGTGCCGCCGCGTGACTTCAATGCCCCGCCTCGTCTGATCGTCATTCGGTCCTTTGACGTCAACAAGCCCGGCTGCGAAGTGGCGGACCTGAAGGGCGGCGTGGCCGGTGGCTCCATCCTGAGCGGTGTGCTCAAAGTTGGCCAGGAGATCGAAGTGCGTCCGGGAGTTGTGACCAAGGACAGTGATGGCAACATCACTTGCCGCCCGATCTTCTCACGCATCGTCTCGCTCTTTGCCGAGCAGAATGAGCTGCAGTATGCCGTTCCCGGTGGTCTGATTGGTGTGGGCACCAAAATCGATCCGACGCTGTGCCGTGCCGATCGTTTGGTCGGCCAAGTGCTGGGTGCTGTTGGCCAGCTGCCGGACATCTATCAGGAGCTGGAAATCTCGTACTACCTGCTGCGCCGTCTTCTGGGCGTTCGTACCGATGGCGACAAGAAGGGAGCGCGCGTAGAGAAGCTGCAGAAAAACGAGATCCTGTTGGTTAACATTGGATCCTTGAGCACCGGCGGTCGCATCTCGGCCACCAAGGGTGATCTGGCCAAGATTGTGCTCACGACGCCAGTGTGCACGGAAAAGGGTGAAAAGATAGCCCTTAGCAGACGTGTGGAGAACCATTGGCG CCTGATCGGTTGGGGCCAGATCTTTGGAGGCAAGACAATCACACCCGTGCTGGATAGTCAGCCGTCGAAGAAGTAG
- the eIF2gamma gene encoding histone-lysine N-methyltransferase Su(var)3-9 isoform X2 encodes MATAEAQIGVNRNLQKQDLSNLEISKLTPLSPEVISRQATINIGTIGHVAHGKSTVVKAISGVQTVRFKNELERNITIKLERLSEKKIQILLNSKQHRQQYEIKQFHRLRHLAELRCHRRSLRSSMPAPPTSTTSATVTPTSLQRRTSRRSSSGYGSALGCDEHDMVQFALKGSADLKRRRSSGMNSPTAPGHKRSKNNEGVMVKKPPKGEYIVERIEYVEVVQLQPVFFVKWLGYNASQNTWESFDNLADCAKMEEFVDRQMQLFEKYIVAVTSELEEQLKAIPPTENVSVAEVEAFEPLKMQIDLVLLAQYRAAGSRSQRERGRIEERALRSMHIKRAKLLRQKQIVDLALFENIMNTVEGSSPPIRVENMVDLETIDSNFVYIRNNIIGEGVPEPEPSVLGCKCTSEDGAEECTASTKCCARMASELFAYDRSTRRLRIRPGSAIFECNSRCSCGPNCSNRVVQHGRQHPLVLFKTSNGSGWGVRTPVVLRKGEFVCEYIGEIITSDEANERGKAYDDKGRTYLFDLDYNTAQESEFTIDAANYGNISHFINHSCDPNLAVFPCWIEHLNVALPHLVFFTLRQIRAGEELSFDYIRADNEDVPYENLSTAARVECRCGAANCRKVLF; translated from the exons ATGGCCACGGCTGAAGCCCAGATCGGTGTGAACCGAAACTTGCAGAAGCAGGACCTCAGCAATTTG GAAATCAGCAAACTTACACCCCTCTCCCCGGAGGTGATCTCGCGGCAGGCGACCATCAACATTGGCACTATCGGTCATGTAGCTCACGGCAAATCGACGGTGGTGAAAGCCATCTCCGGCGTGCAGACTGTGCGCTTTAAAAACGAGCTGGAGCGCAACATTACAATTAAGCTCG AACGCTTAAGCGAAAAGAAAATCCAAATACTTTTGAACTCCAAGCAGCACCGACAGCAATATGAGATCAAACAGTTCCATCGCCTTCGCCATCTTGCCGAATTGCGTTGCCATAGACGCAGCTTGCGCAGCTCCATGCCGGCACCACCAACGTCGACGACATCGGCTACGGTTACGCCTACCAGCCTGCAGAGACGCACTAGCCGACGGAGCAGCAGTGGCTATGGCAGTGCCCTGGGCTGCGATGAGCATGACATGGTCCAATTTGCACTAAAAGGATCTGCTGATCTGAAGCGGCGACGCAGCAGCGGCATGAATTCTCCAACCGCTCCCGGTCACAAGCGTTCAAAGAATAACGAGGGAGTAATGGTTAAAAAGCCACCCAAGGGCGAGTACATTGTGGAGCGCATCGAGTACGTCGAAGTGGTCCAGTTGCAGCCTGTTTTCTTTGTTAAATGGCTGGGCTATAATGCCAGCCAAAACACATGGGAGAGCTTTGACAATTTAGCCGACTGTGCCAAAATGGAGGAGTTTGTGGATCGGCAAATGCAGCTCTTCGAGAAGTACATAGTCGCTGTGACCAGTGAGCTTGAGGAGCAGCTGAAAGCCATACCGCCGACAGAAAACGTATCTGTGGCCGAGGTAGAAGCATTTGAGCCGCTAAAGATGCAGATTGATCTAGTACTCCTGGCCCAATATCGGGCAGCCGGCAGTCGAAGCCAGCGGGAGCGGGGTAGGATCGAAGAGCGAGCCCTGCGCAGTATGCACATCAAGCGGGCGAAGCTTTTGCGACAAAAGCAGATTGTGGATCTCGCCCTGTTTGAGAACATCATGAACACCGTGGAGGGGTCATCGCCGCCGATACGCGTAGAGAACATGGTGGACCTGGAGACCATAGATAGCAATTTCGTATACATTCGGAACAACATAATCGGCGAGGGAGTGCCCGAGCCGGAACCGTCCGTCCTGGGTTGCAAATGCACGAGCGAAGACGGAGCCGAGGAGTGCACTGCTTCCACAAAGTGCTGTGCCCGCATGGCCAGCGAATTGTTTGCTTATGATCGAAGCACGCGGCGCCTGCGTATTCGTCCTGGCAGTGCCATCTTCGAGTGCAATAGCCGCTGCTCATGCGGTCCGAACTGCTCCAATCGAGTGGTGCAGCATGGACGCCAGCATCCGCTGGTTCTGTTCAAGACCAGCAACGGGAGTGGTTGGGGAGTCCGCACACCGGTCGTACTGCGCAAGGGGGAGTTTGTGTGCGAGTACATTGGTGAGATCATAACCAGCGACGAGGCAAACGAGCGCGGAAAGGCGTACGATGACAAGGGCAGAACCTATCTCTTTGACCTTGACTACAATACGGCCCAGGAGAGCGAGTTCACCATCGATGCGGCCAACTATGGCAATATCTCGCATTTCATTAACCACTCATGCGATCCCAATCTGGCAGTGTTTCCCTGCTGGATCGAGCACTTGAATGTGGCGCTTCCCCACCTTGTATTTTTCACGCTGCGTCAGATTCGAGCTGGCGAGGAGCTGAGCTTCGACTACATTCGGGCGGACAACGAAGATGTGCCCTATGAGAACCTATCGACCGCTGCGCGCGTCGAGTGTCGCTGTGGGGCGGCCAATTGCCGGAAGGTTCTTTTTTAA